A window of Microbacterium lushaniae genomic DNA:
GCAGAACCTCATGAACAGCGTGCTGCGGACGCTCTCGCAGCAGTCCGCCGCCGACGCGTTCGCCTCCTACCGCATCGACACGGATGCGTCCTCCCTCGCGCCGCAGAACATCGACTCCGTCGGCTTCGATCCCGCGATCGTGACACCCGAACTCCGCGAGCTCGTGCGCTCGAACGTCGACACGCAGTGGTGGCAGTCGGTGCCGCTGACCACCGAAGCCGGACAGGGACCGGGCATCCTCGTCGGCCAGCAGCTCGTGGTCCGCGGTGTGGGACCCTACGAGCTGTATCTGGCCTACAACCTCGAGGGCGCCTCGGCCACGCTGGCGTTCGTGCAGGTCACCCTGTGGAGCGCGGGGCTCGCCCTCGTGGCCCTCATCGGCGGCATCACGTGGTTCGTGCTGCGGTCGGTGACCGTCCCCATCGGCGAGGCGGCCGAGACGAGCGCGCAGCTGGCCGCCGGTGATCTCGGCGTGCGGCTGCCGGTGCGCGGCGACGACGAGCTGGCCGTACTGGGGCGTTCGTTCAATGCGATGGCCGACAGCATCCAGTCGCAGATCAAGGAGCTCGCCGACCTGTCGCTCGTGCAGCAGCGGTTCGTCTCCGACGTCTCGCACGAGCTGCGCACTCCGCTGACGACCATCCGCCTGGCCGCCGACATGATCAACGACCAGCGCGAGAGCTTCGACCCGGCCACCGCCCGTGCCGCCGAACTGCTGCACGCCCAGGTGCAGCGGTTCGAGGGCCTGCTGACCGACCTGCTGGAGATCAGCCGCTACGACGCGGGCTCGGTGCAGCTGGAGCTGGAGCCGACGAGCCTCGCCCACCTCGCCGAGGACGTCATCGGCTCGCTCCACCAGCTCGCCGAGCAGCACGGCTCGGATGTGCGCCTCCTGGCCCCCGGCGGGCATTCGCTCGTGGAGATGGACGCCCGCCGCGTCCGCCGCATCGTGCGCAATCTTCTCGGCAACGCGATCGAGCACGGCGAGGGCAGGCCCATCGTGGTCACCGTCGACAGCGACCAGAGCGCCGTCGCGCTCGGCGTGCGCGACTACGGCATGGGGATGCGGCCGGGGGAGGCCGAGCACGTGTTCGACCGGTTCTGGCGTGCCGACCCCTCCCGCACCCGCACGATCGGCGGCAGCGGGCTGGGGCTGTCGATCGCCCTCGGCGACGCCCGGCTGCACGGCGGACGCCTGGAGGTGTGGAGCGAGCTGGGCCGAGGGTCGCACTTCGTCCTCACCCTCCCGCGCCGCGGGGGCCGGCTCGCCGGCCCGTCGCCGA
This region includes:
- the mtrB gene encoding MtrAB system histidine kinase MtrB, producing the protein MTTATAPTPRRPVPTVVRGWRSWPGRLTALWQRSLRFRTIMITLALTAVTVLVAFIWMALAIQNELFQSRLRQALSSAQRATVAAQTELDAAVETDDPVTAQNLMNSVLRTLSQQSAADAFASYRIDTDASSLAPQNIDSVGFDPAIVTPELRELVRSNVDTQWWQSVPLTTEAGQGPGILVGQQLVVRGVGPYELYLAYNLEGASATLAFVQVTLWSAGLALVALIGGITWFVLRSVTVPIGEAAETSAQLAAGDLGVRLPVRGDDELAVLGRSFNAMADSIQSQIKELADLSLVQQRFVSDVSHELRTPLTTIRLAADMINDQRESFDPATARAAELLHAQVQRFEGLLTDLLEISRYDAGSVQLELEPTSLAHLAEDVIGSLHQLAEQHGSDVRLLAPGGHSLVEMDARRVRRIVRNLLGNAIEHGEGRPIVVTVDSDQSAVALGVRDYGMGMRPGEAEHVFDRFWRADPSRTRTIGGSGLGLSIALGDARLHGGRLEVWSELGRGSHFVLTLPRRGGRLAGPSPITLDVDDDSASLEAMGLTQPIDLARGAS